In Pollutimonas sp. M17, a single genomic region encodes these proteins:
- a CDS encoding alpha-1,4-glucan--maltose-1-phosphate maltosyltransferase, producing the protein MTAMRIYHASPPPASPEAGALEPHWWDARCARARALGFDCVLAGPLREPAPAAGAARRHGVQLLLDLTLDDAGEADLERWAQTLAGALDAGVGGFRCLDPASMSAQGWQTLIGRAHAGHPDCSFLAWTPGLAPRRVDALAAGGFDATFGSAAWWDYRAPWLLEESDRLRRVAPVIQTVVAEDARPGPESWSAGPRQAGRRLWAAAFFGGGILMPEGYEEAAGDETVIAVNRWLAKRSAADSRAWRRLSGPAADFTAWFREGDPAQLLLLNPGDAAPAVLDRRVFMSRMPGSHTLSGEASEALPAALEAAGAMVLPVVAASPVKASGRQPDPSAPSEPPMHGPRIAIEDVMPRIAGGRFPVKRAIGDALRVQADVFMDGHDRIAVWLLWKAADEAQWRRVAMRSLGNDRWEAEFMPERLGRHCYTVQAWHDVWGSYCHGLMKKRDAGQDVSLDVEEGRILVAAALEHTQDDMPEVAAEVAALLRAVGRPQGNKPRPRRGLSLTGLSAQKPDARPLPPATPEQVRILLSESSERVMRAADRRPFEACAAVYPLTVDRREARFSSWYELFPRSQSPSPGVHGTFRDVIGRLPAIRDMGFDTLYFPPIHPIGQTNRKGRNNALSAAPDDPGSPYAIGAAEGGHDAVHPSLGTLDDFRELLRAAHDHGLEIALDFAIQCSPDHPWLTEHPDWFDWRADGSLRHAENPPKRYEDIVNPDFYADPADATPQMALWRALRDTVLFWIRQGVRVFRVDNPHTKPLPFWQWLIAQVQAEHSDVLFLSEAFTRPKMMYRLAKLGFTQSYTYFTWRHGKQELTDYLNELNSPPAADCFRPHFFVNTPDINPGFLHTSGRPGFLIRAALAATTSGLWGMYNGFELCEARSLAGKEEYQDSEKYELRSWDWDRPGNIIAEITRLNQLRRQNPALQSHLGIRFHKVDNDRILFFSKTAPEGDSTVLVAISLDPFARQTGTLELPLWEWGLQDEEATLMRELYDDRRFSLRGMHHRIELAPERPFLLWSMEGAGNGRSHGRTGH; encoded by the coding sequence ATGACCGCCATGCGCATCTATCACGCCTCGCCGCCTCCGGCCTCGCCCGAGGCTGGCGCGCTGGAGCCCCATTGGTGGGATGCGCGATGCGCGCGGGCCAGGGCACTGGGGTTCGACTGCGTGCTGGCCGGCCCGCTGCGGGAGCCGGCGCCGGCGGCGGGCGCGGCCCGACGCCACGGCGTCCAGCTGCTGCTGGACCTGACGCTGGACGATGCCGGCGAGGCCGACCTGGAGCGCTGGGCGCAAACGCTCGCTGGAGCGCTGGATGCCGGCGTCGGAGGCTTTCGCTGCCTGGATCCCGCGTCGATGTCCGCCCAGGGTTGGCAAACCCTGATAGGCCGGGCGCATGCGGGACATCCCGATTGTTCCTTTCTGGCCTGGACGCCCGGCTTGGCGCCACGACGGGTGGACGCATTGGCGGCTGGCGGATTCGACGCCACTTTCGGTTCCGCGGCATGGTGGGATTACCGGGCGCCGTGGCTGCTGGAGGAATCCGATCGCTTGCGGCGGGTGGCGCCCGTGATCCAGACGGTGGTCGCCGAGGACGCGCGCCCTGGTCCTGAGTCATGGAGTGCGGGCCCGCGGCAGGCAGGCAGGCGGCTTTGGGCGGCAGCCTTCTTCGGCGGCGGCATCCTGATGCCGGAAGGCTATGAAGAGGCGGCGGGCGACGAGACCGTGATCGCGGTGAACCGCTGGCTTGCAAAGCGCAGCGCGGCGGATTCCCGTGCATGGCGCCGCTTGTCGGGGCCGGCCGCGGACTTTACCGCCTGGTTTCGGGAAGGCGACCCGGCGCAGCTGCTTCTGCTGAACCCCGGCGACGCAGCGCCGGCTGTGCTGGACCGGCGGGTATTCATGTCTCGCATGCCCGGCAGCCATACCTTGTCCGGAGAGGCAAGCGAAGCGCTTCCGGCGGCGCTGGAAGCGGCGGGGGCGATGGTGCTGCCTGTGGTGGCCGCCTCGCCGGTCAAGGCAAGCGGGCGCCAGCCGGATCCGTCCGCGCCAAGCGAGCCGCCCATGCACGGGCCGCGCATCGCCATCGAAGATGTCATGCCGCGCATTGCCGGCGGGCGGTTTCCTGTAAAGCGGGCGATCGGCGATGCCTTGCGGGTGCAGGCCGATGTATTCATGGACGGCCATGACCGCATTGCCGTATGGCTGTTGTGGAAAGCCGCCGATGAAGCCCAGTGGCGCCGGGTCGCAATGCGCTCGCTGGGGAATGACCGGTGGGAAGCGGAGTTCATGCCCGAACGCCTGGGCCGGCACTGCTATACCGTTCAGGCCTGGCATGACGTCTGGGGCTCATATTGCCACGGCCTGATGAAAAAGCGGGACGCCGGCCAGGACGTGTCGCTGGATGTCGAGGAGGGCCGCATTCTTGTCGCGGCGGCGCTGGAGCATACGCAGGACGATATGCCGGAGGTCGCGGCGGAAGTTGCAGCGCTGCTGCGCGCCGTGGGCCGTCCCCAGGGAAACAAGCCCCGTCCGCGGCGTGGATTGTCGCTGACGGGCTTATCGGCGCAAAAGCCGGACGCCCGCCCCTTGCCGCCCGCCACCCCCGAGCAGGTCCGCATTCTGCTGTCCGAGTCGTCCGAGCGTGTCATGCGCGCCGCCGATCGTCGCCCGTTCGAGGCTTGCGCCGCCGTTTATCCGCTGACCGTGGACAGGCGGGAAGCGCGTTTTTCCAGCTGGTACGAGCTCTTCCCGCGTTCCCAAAGCCCGTCCCCGGGCGTCCATGGGACTTTCCGGGATGTGATCGGCCGGCTGCCGGCCATTCGGGACATGGGGTTCGATACCTTGTATTTCCCGCCCATACACCCCATCGGGCAGACCAACCGCAAGGGCCGCAACAATGCCTTGTCGGCGGCTCCGGACGACCCCGGCAGCCCCTATGCCATCGGTGCCGCCGAAGGGGGGCACGATGCGGTGCATCCCAGTCTGGGCACGCTGGACGACTTCCGGGAACTGCTGCGCGCCGCGCACGATCATGGCCTGGAAATCGCGCTGGATTTCGCGATTCAGTGTTCGCCCGATCATCCCTGGTTGACGGAACATCCCGACTGGTTCGATTGGCGCGCCGACGGGTCCCTGCGCCATGCCGAGAATCCTCCAAAGCGCTACGAGGACATCGTCAACCCGGACTTCTATGCCGACCCGGCCGACGCAACGCCGCAAATGGCCTTGTGGCGGGCCTTGCGCGACACCGTGCTGTTCTGGATACGCCAGGGGGTGCGCGTGTTCCGGGTGGATAATCCGCATACCAAGCCGCTGCCTTTCTGGCAATGGCTGATTGCGCAGGTTCAGGCCGAGCATTCCGACGTGCTGTTCCTGTCCGAAGCGTTTACGCGGCCGAAGATGATGTACAGGCTGGCCAAGCTTGGATTCACGCAGTCTTATACCTACTTCACCTGGCGCCACGGCAAGCAGGAACTTACGGATTACCTGAACGAACTGAACTCGCCGCCGGCGGCGGACTGCTTCCGGCCGCATTTCTTCGTCAATACCCCCGACATCAATCCGGGCTTCCTGCACACTTCGGGCAGGCCGGGCTTCCTGATCCGGGCTGCGCTGGCGGCCACGACATCCGGCTTATGGGGCATGTACAACGGCTTCGAGCTTTGCGAGGCGCGCAGCCTGGCCGGCAAGGAGGAATACCAGGACTCGGAGAAATACGAGCTGCGTTCCTGGGACTGGGACCGTCCTGGAAACATCATTGCGGAAATCACCCGCCTGAATCAGCTGCGCCGCCAGAATCCCGCGCTTCAATCCCATCTGGGGATACGGTTTCACAAGGTCGACAATGACCGGATTCTCTTCTTCTCCAAGACGGCTCCGGAAGGGGACAGCACAGTGCTGGTCGCCATCAGTCTGGACCCGTTCGCCCGCCAGACCGGGACGCTGGAGCTGCCTTTGTGGGAATGGGGCTTGCAGGACGAGGAGGCGACATTGATGCGCGAGCTGTACGACGACCGGCGTTTCAGCTTGCGGGGCATGCACCATCGCATCGAACTGGCGCCCGAGCGCCCCTTCCTGTTGTGGAGTATGGAAGGAGCCGGGAATGGGCGCTCCCATGGCAGGACAGGGCATTGA
- the glgB gene encoding 1,4-alpha-glucan branching protein GlgB: MHLIAEGRHWRLADCLGAHVMTLDGTQGTRFAVWAPNARRVAVVGSFNDWDGRRHPMRLRPECGVWELFVPGVAAGALYKFELLGAGGELLALKADPLARQTELPPATASVVSDPADFDWTDAEWMRERGGRQAADAPISIYEAHLGSWMHPAEEGSLWSTVGPRLIEHATRMGFTHLELMPITEHPFGGSWGYQPLGMFAPSARYGTPAEFAGFVDACHRAGLALILDWVPAHFPSDPHGLAWFDGTALYEHADPRQGLHPDWNTLIYNMGRNEVRNFLLASALEWLRRYHVDGLRVDAVASMLYLDYSREPGQWTPNRHGGRENLEAVDFLRQLNAGVAQACPGAIVIAEESTAWPGVSRPAGEGGLGFQYKWNMGWMHDTLRYMAHDPVHRRYHHHDMTFGMIYAYSENFILPLSHDEVVHGKGSLVGKMPGDRWQRYANLRAYYGFMWTHPGKKLLFMGGELAQESEWNHDAQLDWGALNDDMHSGVLALVRDLNMLYRNTPALYGGDAVPEGFAWIVGDDDSNSVFAFLRRHEGQTALIVSNMTPVPRMGYRIGVPIAGRWAERLNTDAQAYGGSGVGNAGSADTAAEPAHGYGQSLELTLPPLATLVFIAEGGS, encoded by the coding sequence ATGCACCTTATCGCGGAAGGGCGCCACTGGCGGCTTGCCGACTGCCTGGGGGCGCATGTCATGACGCTGGACGGAACCCAGGGAACCCGCTTTGCCGTGTGGGCGCCCAATGCCCGACGCGTTGCCGTGGTGGGAAGTTTCAACGATTGGGACGGCCGCCGTCATCCCATGCGCCTGCGTCCGGAATGCGGCGTATGGGAACTGTTCGTTCCGGGCGTGGCTGCGGGCGCACTGTATAAATTCGAGCTGTTGGGCGCCGGCGGCGAACTGCTGGCGCTGAAGGCCGACCCCCTGGCGCGCCAGACCGAACTGCCGCCCGCCACGGCCTCCGTCGTGAGCGATCCGGCCGATTTCGACTGGACGGATGCGGAGTGGATGCGCGAGCGCGGCGGCAGGCAGGCGGCGGATGCGCCGATCTCCATCTATGAGGCGCACCTGGGCTCATGGATGCACCCGGCGGAGGAAGGAAGCCTGTGGTCCACGGTCGGCCCGCGCCTGATCGAGCATGCGACCCGCATGGGCTTCACCCATCTGGAGCTGATGCCGATCACGGAGCACCCTTTCGGCGGGTCCTGGGGCTACCAGCCCCTGGGCATGTTTGCGCCCTCGGCCCGTTACGGGACGCCCGCCGAGTTTGCGGGATTCGTGGATGCCTGCCACCGGGCCGGACTGGCCCTGATCCTGGACTGGGTGCCGGCGCACTTCCCATCGGATCCCCATGGCCTGGCCTGGTTCGACGGCACGGCGCTGTACGAGCATGCCGACCCCCGGCAGGGCTTGCACCCGGACTGGAATACGCTGATCTACAACATGGGCCGCAACGAAGTGCGCAACTTCCTTCTGGCCAGCGCGCTGGAGTGGCTGAGGCGCTATCACGTGGATGGCCTGAGGGTGGATGCCGTGGCGTCGATGCTGTACCTGGATTACAGCCGCGAACCGGGGCAATGGACGCCCAATCGCCATGGCGGGCGCGAGAACCTGGAGGCGGTGGACTTCCTGCGGCAACTGAACGCCGGCGTGGCCCAGGCCTGCCCGGGCGCGATCGTGATCGCGGAAGAATCCACCGCCTGGCCGGGCGTAAGCCGCCCCGCCGGCGAAGGCGGGCTGGGCTTCCAGTACAAATGGAATATGGGCTGGATGCACGATACCTTGCGCTACATGGCGCACGATCCGGTGCACCGCCGCTACCATCATCACGATATGACGTTCGGAATGATCTATGCGTACTCCGAGAATTTCATCCTGCCGCTTTCACACGACGAGGTCGTGCATGGCAAGGGCTCGCTGGTGGGCAAGATGCCCGGCGACCGGTGGCAGCGCTACGCCAACCTTCGCGCCTACTACGGATTCATGTGGACGCACCCGGGCAAGAAACTGCTTTTCATGGGCGGCGAGCTGGCACAGGAAAGCGAATGGAACCACGATGCGCAACTGGATTGGGGCGCCCTGAACGATGACATGCACTCGGGCGTTCTGGCGCTGGTGCGCGATCTCAATATGCTGTACCGGAATACGCCGGCGCTTTATGGGGGCGACGCCGTTCCCGAAGGATTTGCATGGATCGTGGGCGACGACGACAGCAACAGCGTCTTCGCATTCCTGCGCCGCCATGAGGGGCAGACCGCGCTGATCGTCAGCAATATGACGCCGGTGCCGCGCATGGGCTACCGCATAGGCGTGCCCATCGCAGGGCGCTGGGCCGAGCGCCTGAACACCGACGCGCAGGCGTACGGCGGGTCGGGCGTGGGCAATGCGGGTTCGGCCGACACGGCGGCGGAACCCGCGCACGGGTACGGACAGTCGCTGGAGCTGACGCTTCCGCCGCTGGCGACCCTGGTTTTCATCGCGGAGGGCGGATCATGA
- the glgX gene encoding glycogen debranching protein GlgX produces the protein MIIGALPERLAPGLPYPLGAISDGLGVNFAVFSASASKIELCIFDARGRKELRRYTLPECTDEIWHGYLPDAEPGLLYGYRAYGPYDPKRGHRFNPQKLLIDPYARKLDGPLRWSDALFGYRVQHPKADLSLDRRDSAALVPKCVVTGENFNWGMQSRAYTPWAETVIYEAHVRGVSMRRDDLRRELRGSCEGLANPRFIDHLHKLGVTAIELMPIHAFLQDHFLVERGLRNYWGYNTLAFFAPEPAYLTHGKTNDLRMAIRRLQSAGIEVILDVVYNHTAEGNELGPTLSWRGLDNASYYRLIPGEERYYINDTGCGNTVNLSHPRVLQMVMDSLRYWAQSYRIDGFRFDLGVTLGREGTGFDPGSGFFDAIVQDPVLSRLKLISEPWDTGPDGYQLGNHPPGFAEWNDKFRDGIRRFWAGEAGLRGDLAGWLMGTPDVFDRRHRRPWASVNFLASHDGFTARDVVSYNDKHNEANGDDNADGHGENFSNNWGEEGPATDEQVSALRDRVLRSMLATVFFSNGTPMLLAGDEFGNSQDGNNNAYCQDNETSWLDWAQAAEPEGRALMAFMGRLAALRRAHPSLRMPRFLDGDADVLPGLARVAWFDMDGQAMSPPAWDYAEGRVLGLRRACVADEDVDMSLLLVNAGDEDIEFQLPAQDFSWTRELDTAHPEAMPGPVRADSQTVRAHGLVLLAFTGQAEHRHV, from the coding sequence ATGATCATTGGTGCATTGCCGGAACGCCTGGCGCCCGGGCTCCCTTATCCGCTGGGCGCGATCAGCGACGGCCTGGGTGTGAATTTTGCCGTTTTTTCAGCCAGTGCCAGCAAGATCGAGCTTTGCATTTTCGATGCCAGGGGCCGCAAGGAACTGCGGCGCTACACGCTGCCCGAATGCACCGACGAGATCTGGCACGGCTACCTGCCCGATGCCGAACCGGGCTTGCTGTATGGGTATCGGGCATACGGCCCCTACGACCCGAAGCGGGGGCATCGCTTCAATCCGCAAAAGCTGCTGATCGATCCTTATGCGCGCAAGCTGGACGGCCCGCTGCGCTGGTCGGACGCTCTGTTCGGCTATCGCGTCCAGCATCCCAAGGCGGACCTCAGCCTGGACAGGCGCGATTCGGCCGCCCTCGTGCCCAAGTGCGTGGTCACGGGCGAGAACTTCAATTGGGGCATGCAAAGCCGCGCGTATACGCCATGGGCGGAAACCGTCATCTACGAGGCCCATGTGCGCGGCGTTTCCATGCGCCGGGACGATCTGCGGCGCGAGCTGCGCGGCAGCTGCGAGGGGCTGGCCAACCCGCGCTTCATCGATCATCTGCACAAGCTGGGCGTAACGGCCATAGAGCTGATGCCCATACACGCCTTCCTGCAGGATCACTTCCTGGTCGAACGCGGCTTGCGCAACTACTGGGGCTACAACACGCTGGCCTTCTTCGCGCCGGAGCCGGCCTACCTGACCCACGGCAAGACCAACGACTTGCGCATGGCCATCCGGCGCCTGCAAAGCGCCGGTATCGAAGTCATCCTGGACGTGGTCTACAACCATACGGCGGAAGGCAACGAGCTGGGTCCGACGCTGTCGTGGCGCGGGCTGGACAACGCCAGCTACTACCGGCTGATACCCGGCGAGGAGCGCTACTACATCAACGACACCGGTTGCGGCAACACGGTGAACCTGTCGCACCCGCGCGTCCTGCAAATGGTGATGGACTCCCTGCGCTATTGGGCGCAAAGCTACCGCATCGATGGTTTCCGGTTCGATCTTGGCGTCACCCTGGGACGCGAGGGTACCGGCTTCGACCCGGGTTCGGGGTTCTTCGACGCCATCGTCCAGGACCCGGTCCTGTCGCGCCTGAAGCTGATATCCGAGCCCTGGGACACGGGGCCCGACGGCTATCAGCTGGGCAACCACCCGCCGGGCTTTGCGGAGTGGAACGACAAGTTCAGGGACGGCATCCGCCGTTTCTGGGCGGGCGAGGCTGGCCTGCGCGGCGACCTGGCCGGATGGCTGATGGGCACGCCCGACGTCTTCGACCGCCGCCACCGCCGGCCCTGGGCCTCGGTGAATTTCCTGGCTTCGCACGATGGCTTCACGGCCCGGGACGTGGTCAGCTACAACGACAAGCACAATGAAGCGAATGGCGACGACAATGCCGATGGGCATGGCGAGAACTTCAGCAACAACTGGGGCGAGGAAGGACCCGCCACAGACGAGCAGGTGTCGGCTCTGCGCGACCGTGTGCTGCGCTCCATGCTGGCCACCGTCTTTTTCTCGAACGGCACCCCGATGCTGCTGGCGGGCGACGAATTCGGCAACAGCCAGGACGGCAACAACAACGCCTATTGCCAGGACAACGAGACATCATGGCTGGACTGGGCCCAGGCCGCGGAGCCCGAGGGACGCGCCTTGATGGCCTTCATGGGCAGGCTGGCCGCGCTGAGGCGCGCGCATCCGTCCTTGCGCATGCCCCGTTTCCTGGATGGGGACGCAGACGTCCTGCCCGGCCTGGCGCGGGTTGCCTGGTTCGACATGGACGGCCAGGCGATGAGTCCGCCGGCATGGGATTATGCCGAGGGGCGTGTTCTGGGCCTGCGGCGCGCCTGCGTGGCGGATGAGGACGTGGATATGTCATTGTTGCTGGTCAACGCCGGAGACGAGGACATCGAATTCCAGCTGCCCGCGCAGGACTTTTCCTGGACTCGTGAACTGGATACGGCCCACCCCGAGGCCATGCCGGGCCCTGTGCGGGCGGACAGCCAGACCGTACGCGCCCATGGCCTGGTGCTGCTTGCCTTTACCGGCCAGGCGGAGCATCGCCATGTCTGA
- the treS gene encoding maltose alpha-D-glucosyltransferase: MTQATKDRAEQMQDPLWYKDAVIYQLHVKSFFDANDDGQGDFAGLIAKLDYIASLGVNTIWLLPFYPSPRLDDGYDIAQYRGVHEDYGSLADVRKLIRAAHARGLRVITELVVNHTSDQHAWFQRARRAKPGSAARNFYVWSDNDQAYAGTRVIFCDTEKSNWTWDPVAGAYFWHRFYSHQPDLNYDNPRVLESVIGVMRFWLDMGVDGLRLDAVPYLVEREGTNNENLPETHEILKRIRAALDKEYPGRMLLAEANQWPEDAQEYFGQGDECHMSFHFPLMPRMYMAIARADRLPITDIMQQTPEIPEGCQWAIFLRNHDELTLEMVTSSERDYLWDVYAVDRRARINLGIRRRLAPLLERDRRRIELMNSLLLSMPGTPVLYYGDEIGMGDNIHLGDRDGVRTPMQWSPDRNGGFSRADPERLSLPVLMGPLYGYEAVNVEAQQRDPHSLLNWTRRMLAKRQQSHVFGRGSLRFLFPGNRKILAYLREHEGVVLLCVANLSDASQPVELDLAAMAGRVPIELLGGTPFPTIGTLPYLLTLPPYGFYWFQLSDSAAPPAWHASSPQQMPEYLTLVLRRKAGYQLVEGSRKALCNQVLPLYLERQRWYAGGQAPASVGIAYIVPLPASSADQGELFLAEFDVPGGDGSERYFLPLALLWSETVEGMPAQYAMARVRRGSELGLATDAYSMPEFTQALLENWREERQISIDVSRGRFVLHFRAEPGLRAVDWPADLTVDWFHGEQSNSSMLLGDLAVLKLLRHVTAGVHPEAEMTRQLTQLGYGNSAALLGELVRVDEDGTPHTLALLHARIPNQGDAWGWTQDYLKRTLENAALTGESQADYREDLLGYTTIASTIGQRLAQLHAMLALPSDDPAFTPEKAGRDDAQAWARDIRDLVNAALKAAAAGKSALSEAAALQLEELKSLKKILLEEIGIQALALAGTMRTRIHGDFHLGQVLIAQNDVYLIDFEGEPARSLEQRRGKSCPWRDVAGLLRSFDYACAAFLASGSSAELGAADAASGEGGGLVPVPMGAAALPQQRRILLEQFCSSATTSFLEGYRQGAREASGHPPDGAPAHPANDRGPLLELALLEKAAYEICYEAAHRPDWLGIPLEGLLRAARRLLAGRIDHDKDKAQP; this comes from the coding sequence ATGACCCAGGCAACAAAAGACAGGGCCGAGCAAATGCAGGATCCGCTCTGGTACAAGGATGCGGTCATCTACCAATTGCACGTCAAGTCGTTCTTCGATGCGAACGATGACGGCCAGGGCGATTTCGCCGGATTGATCGCCAAACTGGACTACATCGCCAGCCTGGGCGTCAATACGATATGGCTGCTGCCTTTTTATCCCTCCCCCAGGCTGGATGACGGCTATGACATCGCCCAATACCGCGGCGTGCACGAAGATTACGGATCGCTGGCCGACGTCAGGAAACTCATACGGGCCGCCCATGCGCGCGGCTTGCGCGTCATTACCGAGCTTGTCGTCAATCACACATCGGACCAGCATGCCTGGTTCCAGCGCGCGCGGCGCGCGAAGCCGGGGTCGGCGGCACGTAACTTCTACGTCTGGTCCGACAACGATCAGGCTTATGCGGGAACGCGCGTTATTTTCTGCGACACCGAAAAATCAAACTGGACCTGGGACCCTGTGGCGGGCGCCTATTTCTGGCATCGCTTCTATTCGCACCAGCCCGACCTGAACTACGATAATCCGCGGGTGCTGGAATCGGTGATCGGCGTCATGCGATTCTGGCTGGACATGGGGGTGGACGGCTTGCGGCTGGACGCCGTGCCCTATCTGGTCGAGCGCGAGGGAACCAACAACGAGAACCTGCCGGAAACCCATGAGATTCTCAAGCGCATACGCGCAGCCCTGGACAAAGAGTACCCCGGCCGCATGCTGCTGGCGGAAGCCAACCAGTGGCCCGAGGACGCGCAGGAATACTTCGGCCAGGGCGACGAATGCCATATGTCGTTTCATTTTCCATTGATGCCGCGCATGTATATGGCCATTGCCCGGGCCGACCGTTTGCCGATCACCGACATCATGCAGCAGACGCCGGAGATCCCGGAAGGCTGCCAGTGGGCCATTTTCCTGCGCAATCACGACGAGCTGACGCTGGAGATGGTGACCAGCAGCGAACGCGACTACCTTTGGGACGTCTACGCCGTCGATCGGCGCGCGCGCATCAACCTTGGAATACGCCGGCGCCTGGCGCCGCTGCTGGAGCGCGACCGGCGCCGCATCGAACTGATGAACAGCCTGCTGCTGTCCATGCCGGGCACGCCGGTGCTGTATTACGGCGATGAGATCGGCATGGGCGACAATATCCATCTGGGCGATCGCGACGGCGTCCGAACCCCCATGCAATGGAGCCCCGACCGCAACGGCGGATTTTCGCGGGCGGACCCCGAGAGGCTGTCGCTGCCGGTGCTGATGGGGCCTCTCTATGGGTATGAGGCGGTCAACGTCGAGGCGCAGCAGCGCGATCCCCATTCCCTGCTCAACTGGACGCGCCGCATGCTGGCCAAGCGCCAGCAATCCCATGTTTTCGGACGTGGCAGCTTGCGTTTCCTGTTTCCGGGCAACCGGAAGATCCTGGCCTACCTGCGCGAGCACGAGGGAGTCGTGCTGCTATGCGTGGCCAATCTCTCCGATGCTTCGCAGCCGGTCGAGCTGGATCTGGCCGCCATGGCGGGCAGGGTGCCCATCGAGCTGCTGGGCGGCACTCCATTCCCCACCATCGGCACATTGCCTTATCTGCTTACGCTCCCGCCTTATGGCTTTTACTGGTTCCAGCTTAGCGACAGCGCCGCGCCGCCCGCCTGGCATGCGAGCAGCCCGCAGCAAATGCCGGAATACCTGACCCTGGTATTGCGCCGCAAGGCGGGCTATCAGCTGGTGGAAGGATCGCGGAAGGCCTTGTGCAATCAGGTGCTGCCGCTCTATCTTGAGCGTCAGCGATGGTATGCCGGCGGGCAGGCTCCCGCTTCCGTCGGAATTGCCTACATCGTCCCGCTGCCGGCGAGCTCCGCCGATCAGGGCGAGCTGTTCCTGGCCGAATTCGACGTGCCGGGCGGAGACGGCTCCGAACGCTATTTCCTGCCGCTGGCCCTGCTTTGGTCCGAAACGGTCGAAGGCATGCCGGCTCAGTATGCCATGGCCCGTGTACGCCGGGGTTCGGAGCTGGGCCTGGCCACCGATGCCTATTCCATGCCCGAATTCACGCAGGCCTTGCTGGAGAACTGGCGGGAAGAGCGGCAGATATCCATCGATGTCAGCCGTGGACGTTTCGTGCTGCATTTCCGGGCGGAGCCCGGGCTGCGGGCCGTGGACTGGCCTGCGGACCTGACCGTCGATTGGTTTCATGGAGAGCAATCCAATAGTTCGATGCTGTTGGGCGACCTGGCCGTTTTGAAACTGTTGCGGCATGTGACGGCGGGCGTGCATCCCGAGGCTGAAATGACCCGCCAGCTGACTCAGCTGGGCTACGGCAACTCCGCCGCGCTGCTCGGCGAACTCGTGCGCGTGGATGAGGACGGAACGCCGCATACGCTGGCCCTGCTGCATGCGCGCATACCGAATCAGGGCGATGCCTGGGGCTGGACTCAGGACTATCTGAAGCGCACGCTTGAAAATGCCGCGCTGACCGGTGAAAGCCAGGCCGACTACCGGGAAGATCTATTGGGCTATACGACCATTGCCTCGACCATAGGGCAGCGCCTGGCGCAGTTGCATGCCATGCTGGCCCTGCCCAGCGACGACCCGGCCTTCACGCCTGAAAAGGCCGGCAGGGACGATGCGCAGGCATGGGCCAGGGATATCCGGGATCTGGTGAACGCCGCCCTGAAGGCCGCGGCCGCCGGCAAGTCCGCGCTTTCGGAAGCCGCGGCCCTGCAGCTTGAAGAGCTCAAGTCGCTGAAGAAGATATTGCTGGAGGAAATCGGCATCCAGGCACTGGCGCTGGCCGGTACGATGCGTACCCGCATCCATGGCGACTTTCACCTGGGCCAGGTGCTTATTGCCCAGAACGATGTGTATCTGATCGACTTCGAGGGCGAGCCGGCGCGTTCCCTGGAGCAGCGCCGCGGAAAAAGCTGTCCGTGGCGCGATGTGGCCGGCCTGTTGCGGTCCTTTGACTATGCCTGCGCGGCTTTTCTGGCATCGGGCTCAAGCGCGGAGTTGGGCGCCGCGGATGCCGCGTCCGGCGAGGGCGGCGGCCTGGTCCCCGTTCCCATGGGGGCGGCCGCGCTGCCGCAGCAAAGACGCATACTGCTGGAGCAGTTCTGCTCGAGCGCCACGACGTCATTTCTGGAGGGGTATCGGCAAGGGGCCCGGGAGGCCTCGGGCCATCCGCCCGACGGAGCCCCTGCACATCCCGCCAACGACCGTGGGCCCTTGCTGGAGTTGGCCTTGCTGGAAAAGGCCGCCTACGAAATCTGCTACGAAGCCGCACACCGTCCCGACTGGCTGGGCATTCCGCTGGAGGGCCTGCTTCGCGCCGCCCGGCGCCTGCTGGCGGGACGAATCGACCATGACAAGGACAAGGCCCAGCCATGA